The DNA window CGCCCGGATCGTCGGGCCACCGTGGGGAGACAACGTCGGATGAAACTGCAACAGCTGCGCTATATCTGGGAAGTCGCGGCCAACAACCTCAATGTGTCGCTCACCGCGAGCAATCTCTACACCTCTCAACCAGGCGTGTCGAAGCAGATTCGCCAGCTCGAGGAAGAGCTCGGCGTCGAGATTTTCGCCCGTCGCGGCAAGCACTTCAGTCATGTGACTGAAAGCGGCCGGCAGATCATCGACATCGCCGGCGAGATCCTGCGCAAGTCCGAGAAGATCAAGCGCATCGCCCAGGAGCACAGCGACGAGCGCAAAGGCAGCCTGTCGATCGCCACCACCCATACCCAAGCGCGCTACTCGCTGCCGCCGATCATCCAGGCCTTCCGCCGCCGCTATCCCGAGGTGTCGCTGCACATTCACCAGGGTACGCCGCGCCAGATCGGCCAGATGGTCTCGGACGGGCAGGCCGACTTCGCCATCTGCACCGAGCCGCTCGACATGTACTCGGACCTGGTCTCGCTGCCGTGCTATCGCTGGAACCGCTGGCTGCTGGTTCCCGAGGATCATCCGCTGTGCGCGGTCGAGCGCCCTACCCTTGCGCAGCTCGCCGAACATCCGTTGGTGACCTATACCTTCGGGTTCACCGGGCGTTCACAGCTCGACGATGCCTTCGACGAAGCCGGGTTGACGCCCGATGTGGTGCTCACCGCGGTGGACGCCGATGTGATCAAGACCTACGTCCGCCTGGGACTCGGCGTCGGCATCGTCGCTCACATGGCGATCGACGCGACCCAGGACGGCGATCTCAGGGCGATCGATGCAAGCCATTTGTTCTCGCACTCGATCACCCGGCTGGCGATACGCCGCGGCACCTTCATGCGCCGCTACATGTTCGATTTCATTCATCGCTTCGCGGCTCATCTCGATGCATCCACGGTCGAGGAAGCGCTGACGACCCCGAGTACCGAGGTCGAGAGGCTGTTTCGTGATATCGAACTGCCCATCCGCTGAAGCGCCGACGAACCGAAGGCGGCAGCGCCACGCACTGCCGCCTTCCATCGTGCTCAGCCCGCTCCGGGTTCGGGGCTCAAGGCGCCGGTCGCCACACCCCGATGCCGCGGGCGTCGACCGGCCGGGGTAGCATGCCGGCTGCGAGAAAAGCGTCCGCCATCCGCTGCTGTACCTCGAGGGCGGCGTCTCCGACCGGTTCGACCGCGTAGCTGCGCCGCTGGTTGGCCTGCTCCACCGCCGAGACGTCGAGCCCGCCCCACAGCGGAGCGAGCCGCTCGGCGGCCTCCTGTGGATTCGCCTTGACCCAAGCCCCCTCTTCCTCAAGCGCCGTGTACAAGGTTTGCAGCACTTCGGGATGGGCATCGGCGAAGCGTTTGCTGGCCAAATAGAAGCGCCGATAATCGGCAAGCCCGTCACTGCCGTCCAGCAGCGCGCGGGTGGGAATCGCTCGCTCGGTCAAGGTCAGGAACGGCTCCCAGGCGATCCAGGCGTCGATGCTGTCGCGCTCGAACGCCGCGCGGGCGTCCGCCGGGGCCAGATAGCTGATCGACACGTCCTGCGGCTCGAGTCCTGCTCGCTTGAGCGCGGAGAGCAGGAAGTAGTGATTGCCGGCCCCCTTGGTCACCGCGATGCGCTTGCCGCGCAGGTCGTCGATCGACTCGATCGGCGAATCACGCTTGACCAGCAGCGCCTGGGCCGAGGGAGACGGACGCTCAGTGGCATAGACTTCGAGCTCGGCACCGGCCGCCTGGGCGAAGATCGGCACGACGTCGGCCACATCGGCGCTGACATCGATACCGCCGACGTTGAGCGCCTCCAGCAACGGCAGCCCGCTGGTGAATTCGTGCCACTCGATCTTGAAACCTTGCTCGGCGAGGCGCCGGTCCAGTTCACCGCTGTCGTGAAGCAGCGTGACCAGGGTGGAGGATCGTTGGTAGCCGATCGAGACCGACTGCTCGGCGGCATGGACACTGCCCATTCCCAGCATGGCCAGACAGACTGCCGAAGAGAAATATTTGAGACCGCGCATCAGGCTGCTCCCAGCAGTTCGAGGATTGCACGTCGCAGCGTGATCATCCGGGGATCATCGCGACGCCGGGGATGAGCGATGCCGACCTCGATCGACTCGAGCAGCCTTGCCGGCCGAGGGCTGAACACCAGCACCCGGTCGGCCATCAGCAAGGCCTCCTCGACATCGTGGGTCACCATCAGGGCGCTGTACTGGCGCTCTTGCCAGAGCGACACCAGCTTGCCCTGCATCCTGATCCGGGTCAGGGAGTCGAGCTTGCCGAGCGGCTCGTCGAGGATCAGCAGCCGCGGCCGGTTGACCAAGGCGCGCGCCAGCGCGGCGCGGCTTGCCATCCCGCCGGAGAGCTGGCGCGGATAGGCGTTGGCGAAGCCCGCCAGGCCGACGCGTTCAAGCTCCTGGGCCACGCGAAGGCGGCCATTGTGGTCGAGTACCCCCTGGGCCTGGAGACCGAGCGCGACGTTGTCCGATACCGTCCGCCAGGGATAGAGCGTCGGATCCTGGAAAACCACCACGCGCGATGGGTCCGGGGCGGTAATTGCAGCGTTATCGGCGAGGATTTCGCCGCAGCGCGGGGCTTCCAGTCCGGCGACCAGCCGCAGCAGCGTCGACTTGCCACAGCCGGACGGGCCAAGCAATGCAAGCGACTCACCGGGCTTGAGTTCGAAGGAAACCTCATCGAGCACGGCAAGCGCCTGCCCATCGAGATCGAAGGCATGGCTGACTGCGCGGATATCGAGATGCAGGCCGCGCGAGCTTGGTGGGTTTAGCGCTGCAGCGGAAGCTTTGCTCGCCATACGACAGAGTCTCCTTGTGGCATATCAGGCGAAGACGTCGAAAGTGATCCCGTCGGCGAAGCGGCGCGAATCGGTGCTCGGCCTCAGCACGCTGATCTTCTTCAAGTCATCGGCGTAATAGACGATCTCGTCGGCAAGCGCCTGCCCGGTAGCACTATGTGCGTGGGTATGATCGCCGAGGATCGCCGCCGTCTCTTCGGCTGTGACGTTCACCGCGTGCTTGATGAACAGCTCGCCGACCTCCTGGCGATGTTCGGCGGCCCAGACGTGGGCATCGAGAATCGCCCGGGTCAATGCCGCAGCGGTGGGCGTGTCGTTGCGCACCAGCGTTCCGGTCATGCCGAGCACGCAGCAGCTGAGATTGGCGTAGTCCTCGACCAGGTTGTTGGAGATCTCGACGAAATCGCCGGAATCCAGCAATCGATAGGCCCAGGGGTCGCTGCCGACCACCGCTTGCACCTCGCCCTTGCGTGCCGCCAGTCCGAGCAGGTCCGCGGGATAGACGCGCCAGTCGATCTCTCGGTTGGGGTCGATGCCATGGCGGTTGAGCATGATCGAGAAGAAATTCTTGCCGGGGTCGGCCATGTCGGTGACCGCCACGGTCTTGCCGCGCAGATCCTCCAGTGCACGCACCTCGCCGTCGGTGGCGGCAAGCAGACGAAGGCATCCGCCGTGGGTCCCCGCGGTGAGCTTGACGTCGAAACCCTGCTCGAGCGCCTTGAGCCAGCGCAGTGCCATACCGACGCCGGCATCCGCCTTGCCGCTGGCGATCGCCTCGAGCAGCACATCGGTGGAATTGCCGAAATTGACGTACTCGACGTCAAGATTGTAGCGGTCGAAGAACCCCTTCTCCTGTGCGATCGTCACCGGTGCGATACAGATCGCGTTGGCATTGGTCGCGAGCGTTACCTGGCGGCGCTGCGGCAGCACCCAGCGCGCACTGTCGGCTGACTGATCTGCGGCTTGGCCGTGCTGCGCCGCATGCTCGTGCGACTGCGCCAGCGCCCTTCGTGGGGCCAGCAGCGAAGCGAGGGGCACGCAGGCGGCAGCGGTACCGAGACCTGCGCCTACACCGATGAAGCGCCGCCTTGAAAGTGAGGTTGCCGAAGGTC is part of the Halotalea alkalilenta genome and encodes:
- the cysB gene encoding HTH-type transcriptional regulator CysB, which gives rise to MKLQQLRYIWEVAANNLNVSLTASNLYTSQPGVSKQIRQLEEELGVEIFARRGKHFSHVTESGRQIIDIAGEILRKSEKIKRIAQEHSDERKGSLSIATTHTQARYSLPPIIQAFRRRYPEVSLHIHQGTPRQIGQMVSDGQADFAICTEPLDMYSDLVSLPCYRWNRWLLVPEDHPLCAVERPTLAQLAEHPLVTYTFGFTGRSQLDDAFDEAGLTPDVVLTAVDADVIKTYVRLGLGVGIVAHMAIDATQDGDLRAIDASHLFSHSITRLAIRRGTFMRRYMFDFIHRFAAHLDASTVEEALTTPSTEVERLFRDIELPIR
- a CDS encoding aliphatic sulfonate ABC transporter substrate-binding protein, with translation MRGLKYFSSAVCLAMLGMGSVHAAEQSVSIGYQRSSTLVTLLHDSGELDRRLAEQGFKIEWHEFTSGLPLLEALNVGGIDVSADVADVVPIFAQAAGAELEVYATERPSPSAQALLVKRDSPIESIDDLRGKRIAVTKGAGNHYFLLSALKRAGLEPQDVSISYLAPADARAAFERDSIDAWIAWEPFLTLTERAIPTRALLDGSDGLADYRRFYLASKRFADAHPEVLQTLYTALEEEGAWVKANPQEAAERLAPLWGGLDVSAVEQANQRRSYAVEPVGDAALEVQQRMADAFLAAGMLPRPVDARGIGVWRPAP
- a CDS encoding ABC transporter ATP-binding protein, translated to MASKASAAALNPPSSRGLHLDIRAVSHAFDLDGQALAVLDEVSFELKPGESLALLGPSGCGKSTLLRLVAGLEAPRCGEILADNAAITAPDPSRVVVFQDPTLYPWRTVSDNVALGLQAQGVLDHNGRLRVAQELERVGLAGFANAYPRQLSGGMASRAALARALVNRPRLLILDEPLGKLDSLTRIRMQGKLVSLWQERQYSALMVTHDVEEALLMADRVLVFSPRPARLLESIEVGIAHPRRRDDPRMITLRRAILELLGAA
- a CDS encoding ABC transporter substrate-binding protein, whose amino-acid sequence is MTWFDAGGPSATSLSRRRFIGVGAGLGTAAACVPLASLLAPRRALAQSHEHAAQHGQAADQSADSARWVLPQRRQVTLATNANAICIAPVTIAQEKGFFDRYNLDVEYVNFGNSTDVLLEAIASGKADAGVGMALRWLKALEQGFDVKLTAGTHGGCLRLLAATDGEVRALEDLRGKTVAVTDMADPGKNFFSIMLNRHGIDPNREIDWRVYPADLLGLAARKGEVQAVVGSDPWAYRLLDSGDFVEISNNLVEDYANLSCCVLGMTGTLVRNDTPTAAALTRAILDAHVWAAEHRQEVGELFIKHAVNVTAEETAAILGDHTHAHSATGQALADEIVYYADDLKKISVLRPSTDSRRFADGITFDVFA